The Arachis ipaensis cultivar K30076 chromosome B10, Araip1.1, whole genome shotgun sequence DNA window CCGATccatatctgttatctctattcttCAATTTATatgttatatctatttgccgatctatatccatttttctgatctatatctattatctctGTTTTTGGATCTATatctctattttctatttttcaatctATATCAAGGGTGCCATTGAATAGGCTTCATTATATCCTAAAAGAAAAGTAAAGGTTGGAACTTGAAACCTCAAGGGTCTATATCCatttttctgatctatatctattatctctGTTTTTggatctatatctgttatctctatttttcaatctaTATCAAGGGTGCCATTGAATAGGCTTCATTATATCCTAAAAGAAAAGTAAAGGTTGGAACTTGAAGTGTAAAACCTCAAGGGTGTGCATATAGAAACGTCTCCGACAGAGGCATGCGATGAGATCTTGGATTTTTTCCTGAGTGACGGATCAACCATCTTGAACCCATTGGTTGAGAATGGGGGTCACCGGGGTTGTGGGGTCCCGATGGAGAGAGATGGCTGTAAAAAGATCAACAAGCAGAATCACCAAATCAGAAAAATCAACATAAACTCGTAAACAACTCAGAATTAGAATCATAGCATAAAGTCATAAACAACTCAAAACCAGAAAAAATTCAACATATAAAATATAGTGAAGCAATGCATCATAGCACCATcaactaagaataaaaaaaacaGCAACAAGCAAGTGATGCAACTCAGAAAtcagaataaataaaattaacaaaaaaaatgaaaaatcaatAACTCGTTCCACCCACAACAGAGgaaacaaataaaaaactaaagtaAAAAAGGGAGGAAATCAGTGAAAATAAAGAAGAGCACAAAGAAGATGTTGAGGGACGACGAAGATTGAAGAACTCACGGCGATGGCAAAGAGCCCACGGCGGCACGGGTACGTTCGCACTACGCACAGAAAGTGGTGCTCGACACAGAGAGAGATGTCTCGGAGACAGAGGCGTTTTTGACGACGAGAAAGAGGCGGCCGACGATGCCAAGGACAGAGATGGGATTCACGGCGAGGACAGAGTAGCGGCGCCTATTTGCTCTGATAGGGTTACGGATTTTTCCATTTTGGTGAGACTCAGAGTGAGATAAAAGGGGGTGGGGATTGGGGGTCTTCTGcgcgtttttattttttttccaaccAAAACGATGTCGTTTTATGTGGAATAAGAGAACTGGACCTTCAAAAACCCGACCAGTTCAACCGGTTTATCGGTTAACCACCGGTTTGGccgatttttttccggttttttgcATATCGATTTTAAACGTTAACCGGACCGACTAACTGACCGGTTCTCGATTAATCCGATCGAACCGGCCGGTCTGGTCCAGTTTTCAGAATACTGATCTATATTTATTATCTCTATTTTTCGATTTATATTTATTATCTTTGTTTTCTTATTTATATCTATTATCtccatttttttattaataaaaatatcctcAATTAATTTAAAAACGCAACAAAAATATcaaacattaaatatgtattctcaaaaattattttaaaaattaaattttaatgcaatattttgcaagcatgattagcaaaatgagatatttttatccttaaaatttagtattttttgttaagtatatttttttgtgatttttttgtcaacaactaataatacttttaaaaaataaaaaatatagagatcaaatttttatctatttttgtGTGTATTTTTTAAATAGTTATCTAAATATTCCTATAAAATTTTTGTTAGAAAAATtacgatgaagaagaagataacaaAACTTAATATTTATTATGGTTTTAAGGCACGATTAGATTATTTTCTTAGAGATATATTTATCCTTATACTTAGTTGTTATAGAATTAATGACAATACTCTTCTAGAATATAATAAAacctataaattttttatttagcaattataaaaaattctcaactcttgaataaatatttagtaacaaaaaaaataaataagtttttaaacaaataattatatgaaaataaaatttgtaactaaaattgtctcaatttaatattaataaaatttgtcatatgatGAGCTTGGTATTTTCCTACATATCATAAAAGTATAAACCGAAAGCATAAGCTAAATAGCATATAAAGATCTATTATTTCACCCTTTGTCAATTAACTTCATATTCTTTTCCAAGATTTTTATAATTTGCATGGCCCAAAGTTAGTTATGAATATTTTTTTCTCGCACTTAgtgtaaaaaaattataaatacttTAAAAAGATACATGCAAATATAAATAtgaaatttaatattaataattatgaattaaaatatttatattttaaataatttcttaagtataaaattaaaataatatccaaAAAACCAAACAACAAACTAATAATAAAGCCAAACAACAAACTAATAATAAAGTCAAACAATAAAAGATCTACTTTGAGGCCCAATATCACAATCCAATACTCCATTATCCGGCCGAACATTCAAAGATCCACTTCCACTGCATCCAAGCCAAGCCAATGTCACCAGCATGGCTTGTTTCTAAATCCTCCCATAAGCTCTCAAGGTCTCCAAACCATATCTCTGCAAGCTGTTCCCCCACCTACCAACATTGTTCCAAGTATCATCATGATATCCTTCTAAGAGAATATTGTATATGAAAATCTGTATACTATAATTGGCCATGTTTTAATCGAATTAGATATAAGTGAGTCGGATTTGATTAAATctgattttaattaattttgatattgATTATGGAATTGTAGAATTCGAATCAAACTGAATATTCGGGACTAtaagtgtaaaataatttttacattaatcgtataaatgattataaaaaatgaatataattagataattatataaaatattttacattatcAGTGTATCGATTAAACTCTTAAAAGAAATTAGAATTTTCGAGTTGCATTTAATTTTATAGATAACTTCTCAATAATTTTTTTGCCAATTTCTTTCTTCACTATCTTCCAACATGATTTAAAAACTAGTTCAttattttaaatactaaattaatcaAACCCTCTTATCATATTCAATCCCACTTAAACCCAATATTCAATCAACAATGTAATTTTAaacattaaaatttgaaaatggtTCAATCCACTATCTTCTAAGTCcaatattcaaaattaaaaacaCTACtaaaaaatatcctaattatcctAAAACTAAACTTCATGAAATCACCAATAATCACCACAAGAGCAGATTCCACTCCTGAAATGATGAAATCGGTTTGCATCTCTCACAACAATCTCTCGTTGAAAAGCCTTTGACATATATTTGATTGCATTATGGCAATCTCCACACACCCTAAGGTTCTTAATTACCCTTAATGGGATGGATGGTGGTGTTCTTACGATACCATAAGCTATTGCTAGCTTCTCACTGTGATAATAAAGAGCactctccttttcttcttcttcaatatcaacaagTGCAAAATCTGTATCAGGGACATATCCTTCTTCCTTAATCCTTTTCATAATATGATCCACCTTATTGTATATCAAATCAGCTTCTTCATGTGATCTATCTCCTGCTACAAACAAATGAACCTTGTTCTTTATATCTATCCAACTAAAGCCTGGATCCTTCTTTACATTTACCCTTCTCATCATATTTCTAGCACTCACTGCACTTTCCCATTGATTAGCAGCTCTATATATATTGGATAAAAGAACATAAGCTGCTGAATCAGACGGCTCCAAGGTCAAAAGCGTCTCGGCAACATGTTTTCCCTTCACCTTGTCTCCCTGAACCCTACAAGCATTTAGGAGAGTCCTGTACATTGAAGCAGAAGCTTCAAAGGGCATCGATGATATAACCTTTTCAGCTTCCTTAATGCGCCCTGCACGGCTAAGGGCATCAACAAGACAGGAATAATGCTCAATCTCGGGTTCAATTCTGTGGTCTCTTTGCatagaatagaaattttcatatGCTTCAGAAACCAAACCAGAATGGCTACAAGCAGAAAGGACTCCTATAAAGGTAACTCTGTCAGGCATTTCATCCTTAGACTTCATATCTTTGAAAAGGTTGAGGGCCTCCTTTGCATTTCCGTGTTGAGCTAATCCAACTATCATAGCATTCCACGAGGCGATGCTCTTCATGTTCATTTTTTTGAACAATCTATAGGCATCTTCTATGTTCCCACACTTGGCATACATGTCAACAAGTGAGGTCATAACAAAAGGATCTAAAGCACAGTTCAACTTGATAACATTAGCATGAATCTGCCTCCCTTGTTCCAATGCTGTTAGAAGAGAGCTAGCCTTGACAAGGGTGGCAAAGGTATACTCGTCAGGTTGCACACCGGCAAGTCTCATCTGATGATATGTAAAAAGAGCATGCTCCTCATATCCATTATCCACGCATCCCGATATCATAGTTGTCCATGCAACATCATCAGGTGAAGGGATCTTACTGAAAACTTTGCATGCGCTTTCCATCTCTCCACATTTTAGATACATGTCCAGAATCCCGCTTATAACAAACAAATCTAAATTAAATATCCTTTTTATGGCAATGGCGTGAAGCTGCTTCCCTTGTTCAAGCCCCACCAAGCATCCAGCGGCTTTAGCTGCATTTGCCAGAGTAATCTGATCTCCCTGCTCACCACTTCCATGCATTTGAATGAAAAGCTCCAATGCTTTGTGATAGCACTTACTCACTATGTACCCATGCATCATAGCGTTCCAAGAAGCCAAATCAAATCCATCATGGATTCTAAAAAGAAGTTCTGCCTCTTCCATCTTTCCACTCTTGGAATAGGCATCAATTAAAGCTGTTGAAACAAACGAATCATAGATGATACCAGCTTTTATTGCATAAGTATGAATTTGTCTACTGAAATAGACGCCTTCTTTAAGAGAAGAGCAAGCCCTCAAAACACTTGCAATTGTGAATTGGTCCGGCAATAGGCAACTGCGTAGTAAATTAACAAAGAAGCTTATGGACAACTCCACTGAACCACCCCGCGTACAACCAGATATAATTGTGTTCCATGATATTAAATCCTTTTCTTTCATTTGACTAAACACGATTTTCGCATAATCGATAGAACCTGCCTTCATGTACATATTAAGAAGACTGTTTGCAACTGATACAACACGATCAGACTCCATTTTCACAACAACACCGTGAATCTGTTTTCCCATATTGATATTCTTTTCACTTGCAACCACAGATAGCATCACGAGTAATGTCATGTTGTCATATGCTACCCGCAATTTGATCATATCCATGAAGCATTCAATAGCCTCCGTAGTCTCTCCAGCTTGAAGATAGTCACTAAGTGTCTTGTTCCATATGACAACCTCCCAATCATGATCCAGAAGGAACAACTTTGTAGCATAAGCTCGAACCTGCTTCAACTGCAATTCAAAACCAGTTCTACTAACACCCATAAGAACACTCCGGACAGTAACATCATCAGGACACAGGCCACTCCTGTGAAACGCCGAGAAGAGAAACAAAGCTTCATGCTGAAGACCCATTTCAACATAAGCCTTGATCATGACGTTCCACAAGACCACATCCCTCACGGGCATCCCATCAAACAGAACACGGGCATCTCTGATCCTCCCAAATTTAGCATATATATTGACCAATGCCCCAGCCACAAACACATCCCATTCCAACTCAATCTTAACCGCATAGCCATGAAGCACCTGAGAAGCCCATTCACACCCAGAAAGGAGGCATAACTTGAACACAGGGGCCAGAGTATGACGAGTGGTTAACACAAAGGACTCGCGGAGAACACGGAAAAGGCGAAAACCCTCATGAGCATTGACAATGTCAGCATCACCGGCTTGGGCGTATGCAGAGAGAATGGCATTCCAGGTGACAAGGTCTCTGTGGGGAATTACGTCGAACAGGTGGCGAGCGCAGGAGAGGGAGCCGCATTTGCCGTACATGGTGATGAGGTTGTTGACAAGGAAAGGGTCATGGTGGTGGCCGGAGGTTATGATGAGGGCGTGGCCACGTTTTCCGAGGAGGAGGTCGGAGGTGGCGATGGCGTGGCGGAGAAGGGAAAACCATTGAGACAGGGAGGTGGTGGGAAatgagaaggaagaagggaaAAGGGAAGGTTTGGAGAGCAAGAGAATGGAAGTGGATCGCATCATTGGAACTCATTGTCAATGCTGAGAGTGTGACAGCATCCTCGG harbors:
- the LOC107622243 gene encoding pentatricopeptide repeat-containing protein At4g33170 translates to MNLSKKVSQTDAKLSSPNKATTLNPNAAEFVPFSLRTSFSGTASSVDATARLANAGALGKAVLDRSESSISNNSDDEVHQYWRCQLPDDITPDFKVAGEDVSQDVNDLSLAGLSMHDDIEGLRFASSKGSRYILNEQEELSQQHINGNSFTDRLRFSNSSFREDPSSASFLNTSTNPWDRPIGNANQFVSSGQEGLTYDDNSRHGFFNDIFSENAIVNDTNLNPLEFLASLFPGFAAESLAEVYFANGCDLHMTIEMLTQLELQVDGSFHQNLSSKTLSAPNLSAMDFPALTSPDGQTASVKYSVDNVQQSGNPYRSSDKDILSFKTSSSIPTRGAIDFASAVRKLASQDSGIWKYDKSGSGDAAIGSSRTSHFLAGYDGGLGRASFSDRLQTRGSARAAPVWVDTGDTVANMYSELREEARDHARLRNAYFEQARQAYLIGNKALAKELSAKGQVHNMHMKAAHGKAQESIYRQRNPVAPEMQGNGRGHERMIDLHGLHVSEAIHVLKHELSVLKNTARAADQPLQVYICVGTGHHTRGSRTPARLPIAVQRFLLEEGLDFTEPQPGLLRVVIYFPMMRSTSILLLSKPSLFPSSFSFPTTSLSQWFSLLRHAIATSDLLLGKRGHALIITSGHHHDPFLVNNLITMYGKCGSLSCARHLFDVIPHRDLVTWNAILSAYAQAGDADIVNAHEGFRLFRVLRESFVLTTRHTLAPVFKLCLLSGCEWASQVLHGYAVKIELEWDVFVAGALVNIYAKFGRIRDARVLFDGMPVRDVVLWNVMIKAYVEMGLQHEALFLFSAFHRSGLCPDDVTVRSVLMGVSRTGFELQLKQVRAYATKLFLLDHDWEVVIWNKTLSDYLQAGETTEAIECFMDMIKLRVAYDNMTLLVMLSVVASEKNINMGKQIHGVVVKMESDRVVSVANSLLNMYMKAGSIDYAKIVFSQMKEKDLISWNTIISGCTRGGSVELSISFFVNLLRSCLLPDQFTIASVLRACSSLKEGVYFSRQIHTYAIKAGIIYDSFVSTALIDAYSKSGKMEEAELLFRIHDGFDLASWNAMMHGYIVSKCYHKALELFIQMHGSGEQGDQITLANAAKAAGCLVGLEQGKQLHAIAIKRIFNLDLFVISGILDMYLKCGEMESACKVFSKIPSPDDVAWTTMISGCVDNGYEEHALFTYHQMRLAGVQPDEYTFATLVKASSLLTALEQGRQIHANVIKLNCALDPFVMTSLVDMYAKCGNIEDAYRLFKKMNMKSIASWNAMIVGLAQHGNAKEALNLFKDMKSKDEMPDRVTFIGVLSACSHSGLVSEAYENFYSMQRDHRIEPEIEHYSCLVDALSRAGRIKEAEKVISSMPFEASASMYRTLLNACRVQGDKVKGKHVAETLLTLEPSDSAAYVLLSNIYRAANQWESAVSARNMMRRVNVKKDPGFSWIDIKNKVHLFVAGDRSHEEADLIYNKVDHIMKRIKEEGYVPDTDFALVDIEEEEKESALYYHSEKLAIAYGIVRTPPSIPLRVIKNLRVCGDCHNAIKYMSKAFQREIVVRDANRFHHFRSGICSCGDYW